The Bombus pascuorum chromosome 5, iyBomPasc1.1, whole genome shotgun sequence genome segment TGTAAGCCATGATATCGATGTTTCTCATCTGATCCAAGAACACCGGTATTCCTATCATTGGAACTCCATAGTGGATGGCTTCCTGAGTTCCCATAAGTCTGCAATGCGTTATGAACACTCGTGTATTTCTATGTCGTTCGAGAAATTCGATAATACTTTGTCATACTTCATATGAAAAAGTAGGCGTTAAATCCGTTGGGAATTACTCACCTAGTACCGACATCTGAAGAATCCAAGATCGTATCCTCAAGTTATCTGGCAGACCAGGAAGCAATTTTATCGCGTTGGTAATCCTCATTAAGACtcttattggtgaaatttTCGCGTA includes the following:
- the LOC132907268 gene encoding UDP-glycosyltransferase UGT5-like; its protein translation is MNDWLETASHGLVYFALGSLLNIETLPLDTLLSLYAKISPIRVLMRITNAIKLLPGLPDNLRIRSWILQMSVLDLWELRKPSTMEFQ